From Nicotiana tabacum cultivar K326 chromosome 22, ASM71507v2, whole genome shotgun sequence, one genomic window encodes:
- the LOC107768517 gene encoding rhodanese-like domain-containing protein 4A, chloroplastic, with protein sequence MESLSVGILTSLPLQNHFNTNKSSPKSPFPNSSPTFLCNSLQLNSPKTKKIRPLLQTEAPIHHSTKSQQIFPKFHLSFLSLGLSFPLTTFAAETAVPTEEIPFKINVEAILVSIDEFFTKYPFFVAGVTFIWLVVIPLAEEYFQKYKFISAVDAFGKLRDDPSSLLIDVRDKKSLAYLPSPNLIMLNKSVVQVEFREGDEDAFVKRVFENFKQPENTTVCVLDNFDGNSIKVAELLVKNGLKEAYAIRGGIRGKKGWQEIQETLLPPSVHIYAKKKVKGMQQQDSNDGVIQANEINSQSPSAIGVTQVEQISNGSIKKSVDSTSATKCGPRSSSPYPNYPDLKPPSSPTPSKPQS encoded by the exons ATGGAGTCTCTTTCGGTAGGCATTTTAACTTCTTTACCTCTCCAAAATCACTTCAATACCAacaaatcctctccaaaatcccCATTTCCCAACTCTTCTCCCACTTTCCTCTGCAATTCACTCCAACTCAATTCCCCTAAAACCAAGAAAATCCGTCCCCTTTTACAAACAGAAGCCCCAATTCATCATTCTACAAAATCCCAACAAATCTTTCCAAAATTTCATCTCTCTTTCCTTTCTCTGGGTCTTTCTTTTCCTCTTACAACCTTTGCCGCTGAAACTGCAGTACCCACTGAAGAAATTCCCTTTAAAATCAACGTAGAAGCAATCTTGGTCTCTATTGATGAATTTTTCACCAAGTATCCATTTTTTGTTGCCGGGGTTACGTTTATCTGGCTCGTTGTGATCCCATTAGCTGAAGAGTACTTCCAAAAGTATAAGTTCATCTCCGCCGTTGATGCTTTTGGGAAGCTCCGAGATGACCCCAGTTCGCTGCTGATAGACGTTCGGGATAAGAAGAGCTTGGCTTATTTGCCTTCGCCCAATTTGATAATGTTGAATAAGAGTGTGGTGCAGGTTGAGTTCCGTGAAGGAGATGAAGATGCCTTTGTTAAGAGGGTGTTTGAGAATTTCAAGCAGCCGGAGAATACAACTGTTTGTGTTTTAGACAA TTTTGATGGAAACTCAATCAAAGTGGCTGAGCTATTGGTAAAAAATGGTCTTAAAGAGGCTTATGCTATCCGAGGTGGGATAAGAGGCAAGAAAGGATGGCAG gaGATCCAAGAAACCCTTCTCCCTCCATCTGTTCATATCTATGCCAAGAAGAAGGTCAAAGGAATGCAACAGCAAGACAGCAATGATGGGGTGATTCAAGCAAATGAAATTAACAGTCAATCTCCATCTGCTATAGGCGTGACCCAAGTTGAGCAGATAAGCAATGGTTCCATTAAGAAGTCTGTTGACTCAACCTCAGCGACAAAATGTGGTCCTAGATCATCATCCCCATATCCAAAT TACCCTGATTTGAAGCCCCCGTCATCACCTACTCCTTCAAAGCCTCAAAGTTGA